Below is a genomic region from Pontibacillus yanchengensis.
TAAAGCCTGGCCTTTGTTTATTCATTCAAACACAGATCAACATTTACCGGTTTTTAAAGAAGAACCTTCTCTTATGCGTTATTGTGCTACGAAAAAATGGAGGGCTCTAGGTGACTTTGCAGAGGCACTCTGTATATTTCATTTGTTTGAGCCTACTTTTCCAATAGAATATTGGGTAAAAGAATGGAAACTATCAAACAAAATAAAAAGAAAGGCATCTCTGTTGGTAAGTTCTTATAATGAATGGCATGTGGGAAATGAATTATGGACGATATATAAGCTTGGATTTGAGCTGTTATCTCCATTTGTCCGTATTTCAAATCTAATGAGGGCTAAAGACGAGATTGATATAAAAACAGCTAAGAAGATGTTTGAAGCATTACCAATTCATCGAAGGGAAGAATTATCCATTAACGGCAAAGATATAAGATCTTGGTTTTCTAATCATCCCCCTGGACCTTGGATTGAGTCGATGCTTGTTACAATAGAGAGACTTGTCATAGAAGGTCACATAACAAATGAGAAGGAAATCCTTAAAGAGAGGGTTTTACAATGGAATCCACAAGAGGAAGATTGATTGAACTATTATCTCAGGTAGAAGAAGGATATGTATCTGGTCAAAAGCTGTCCGAAGATCTCCATATTAGCAGACCAGCAGTTTGGAAGCATATGAAGGAACTAGAAAAAGATGGATATGGGATAGAAGCTGCTCCACGAAAAGGTTATCGAATTATTTCATTTCCAAATAAAGTGAGTGAGAATACGATTCAATGGGGGATGAAAACAAACTGGTTAGGTCAAAGACTTATTCATAAGTCATCTGTTACGTCCACCCAAATCCTAGCTCATCAAGCAGCTCAAGAAGGTGCACCTCATGGAACCATTGTAATTGCGGATGAGCAAACGAATGGAAGAGGTAGGTTAAATCGCTCGTGGCATTCCCATAAAGGGGATGGTATCTGGATGAGTATCGTCCTTCGTCCCACATTTGAGCCTTATAAATCACCACAAATCACATTGCTTGCAGCTACCGTTTTGGCGGAAGTGTTTAAAGAATACTGTGGAATCAAGCCTCAAATAAAATGGCCAAATGATATTTTAACTGATAGCAAGAAGTTAGCTGGCATATTGACAGAACTACAAGCTGAACAAGACCAAATTAATTACATCATCTTAGGGATGGGAATTAACGTAAACCATCCGATAGAAACCTTTCCAGAAGAAATAAGGGATAAAGCAAGTTCCCTGAAAATTGAGTCAGGGGAAGAATGGGATCTCTCAAGCTTAATTCGTGAAATCATTCAAACATTCGAGAAGAGATACGAAGAATTTATTAAAGATGGGTTCTCGAAAGTGAAATTACGGTGGGAGGCATTTGGCTACCGTATAGGTGAAATGGTACCTATTCAAACCTACCAATCATCATGGAAAGGAAGAATTATGGGTATTGAAAGTGATGGAGCATTACGTGTTGTAAATGAAGAGGGGAAGGAGCAAACCCTCTATTCAGCGGAGATACAATGGGGGAATGATTAATACGATGAAAACTAGTACACAACTTAAGAAAATGAAAAAAGAGAACGAAAAAATTGCTATGATCACAGCTTATGATTACCCTTCAGCAAAGCTAGCTCAAGAAGCAGGGGTAGACATGATTCTTGTAGGGGATTCTCTTGGTATGGTGGTTTTGGGATATGATTCAACAGTACCTGTAACTGTAGAAGACATGATTCACCATGGGAAGGCTGTTAAGCGTGGTGCAGCTGACACATTTACTGTAATTGATATGCCA
It encodes:
- a CDS encoding biotin--[acetyl-CoA-carboxylase] ligase, with the translated sequence MESTRGRLIELLSQVEEGYVSGQKLSEDLHISRPAVWKHMKELEKDGYGIEAAPRKGYRIISFPNKVSENTIQWGMKTNWLGQRLIHKSSVTSTQILAHQAAQEGAPHGTIVIADEQTNGRGRLNRSWHSHKGDGIWMSIVLRPTFEPYKSPQITLLAATVLAEVFKEYCGIKPQIKWPNDILTDSKKLAGILTELQAEQDQINYIILGMGINVNHPIETFPEEIRDKASSLKIESGEEWDLSSLIREIIQTFEKRYEEFIKDGFSKVKLRWEAFGYRIGEMVPIQTYQSSWKGRIMGIESDGALRVVNEEGKEQTLYSAEIQWGND